Proteins from a single region of Chryseobacterium sp. T16E-39:
- a CDS encoding energy transducer TonB, translating to MKKILLLIFSNILFAQSVPEPSSVSSISPPPYTDIEATSIDNEVHEAIQPFIDVKKYGLGIIEYYATAGYSSTGATFKIINPSKKTIKYIWFTVAGENPVGDLVKTKVGFYKTLKGIGPVENLEVSTWSFDYVWFTDVVETLKISAIKIQYMDGTFRTIKYNKGMYLGERAYDKLILALNKQKNSEIKQEAREQRYVSPNDSNIYTDVDQTAEFPGGVNAFRNKVSSAFDESVMKGDEGAVKTEVTFIVEKDGSISDVKATGKNQDFNNEAVRTVKTIKAKWSPAKISSIPVRYLYRLPLTMNFEG from the coding sequence GTGAAAAAAATATTACTACTTATATTTTCAAATATTCTATTTGCTCAATCTGTGCCGGAACCTAGTTCGGTGAGTTCAATATCTCCACCACCATATACTGACATAGAAGCAACTTCAATAGACAATGAAGTACATGAAGCAATTCAGCCATTTATTGATGTTAAGAAATATGGTCTAGGTATAATAGAATACTATGCAACTGCTGGATATTCTTCAACTGGTGCTACTTTTAAAATTATTAATCCATCAAAAAAAACTATTAAATACATATGGTTTACTGTTGCTGGAGAAAATCCGGTTGGAGACTTAGTAAAAACTAAAGTAGGATTCTATAAGACATTAAAAGGAATTGGACCAGTAGAAAACTTAGAAGTTTCAACATGGTCATTTGATTATGTTTGGTTTACTGATGTTGTTGAAACCCTAAAGATATCAGCTATTAAAATTCAATATATGGATGGTACATTTAGAACAATCAAGTATAATAAAGGCATGTATCTAGGTGAAAGGGCATATGACAAGCTAATATTGGCATTAAATAAACAGAAAAATTCTGAAATTAAGCAAGAGGCGAGGGAGCAGAGATATGTGTCTCCCAATGATTCAAATATATACACAGATGTCGATCAAACGGCAGAGTTTCCAGGAGGTGTTAATGCTTTTAGAAATAAAGTATCTAGTGCTTTCGATGAGTCTGTAATGAAAGGTGATGAAGGTGCTGTGAAAACTGAAGTTACATTTATAGTCGAAAAAGATGGAAGTATCTCAGACGTTAAAGCGACTGGAAAGAATCAGGACTTCAATAATGAGGCTGTGAGAACAGTTAAAACAATTAAAGCTAAATGGTCTCCTGCTAAAATTAGTTCAATACCAGTAAGGTATTTATATAGACTGCCATTAACAATGAATTTTGAAGGATGA